Within Corynebacterium timonense, the genomic segment TCGTCGACCCCGACTACGCGGCGGCGCCCGACCACCCCGTCGAGTCCACGGAGCGCTTCTACCAGCGCGTTGTCCGGGCCGCCAAGGCCGTCTTCCGCGCTCAGGGGACCACGACCACGCTGCACGGCACCGACAACCTCCCCCTCGAGGGTGGCGCCCTGCTGGCCATCAACCACACCGGCTGGTTCGATTTCATCTTCGCCGGGATGGGGCCGCACCTGCGGGGCCGGCGCCTCGTGCGCTTCATGGCGAAGGCCGAGGTCTTCCCCATGCCGGTGATCGGCTGGCTCATGCGCGGCATGAAGCACGTGCCGGTGGACCGCTCCGCGGGCGCGAGCGCTGTGGACGCGGCGGTGGAGTGCCTCGAGGACGGCGGCCTCGTGGGCATTTTCCCGGAGGGCACTATCTCGCGCTCCTTCGAGCTGTCCGACTTCAAAACAGGCGGCGCCCGCATCGCCCAGCGCGCGGGTGTCCCGCTCATCCCCTGCGTCATCTGGGGTTCCCAGCGGATTTGGACGAAGGACCTGCCCCGGCGCCTAGGCCGCACGCACACCCCGGTGATCGTGCGCTACGGCGCCCCGGTGTCCACCGAGGGCACGCCGGAGGAGGTCACCGCCCGACTCAAGCGGGCGATGAGCGAGCTGCTCGACGCCTCCCGCGAGGAGTACGCGCGGGAGTTTGGCCCCTTCCCGAGCGGCGAGCGGTGGATGCCGACCTCCCTCGGCGGCTCCGCCCCCACGCCCGAGGAGGCGGAAGAGATCTACGCCCGCGAGAAAGAAGCCCGCGCGAGCAAGAAAAAGAAGAAGGCGTGATGCACCCGTGGCCCCACGGCTGATCATCAGCGACATCGACGGCACGTTTCTCACCAGCAGCGGCCGCGTGACCCCGCGGCTGCGCGACGTGGTCACGCGCGCCGTGCGCGCGGGCGCCTATTTCGGGCTCGCCACGGGCCGACCGCACCGCTGGCTCATGCCGGTGCTGGACCAGCTTCCGTTGGCGCCGGTGTGCGTCTGCGCCAACGGCGCCGTGGTGTACGACCCGAGCTCGGACACGATCCTGCACTCGTTCGAGCTCGAGCCCGCGGTGATGCGCGATCTCGTGGACGCGGTCGACTCCGTCATGGACCCGCTGGGCCTGCCTCACGGCTACGCGGTCGAGCGCGTCGGCCAGTCCGCGCTCGACCCGGAGGAGGAGGTCTTTGTGGTGACCCCGAGCTACAACCCGAACTCGGAGAAGATCGGTTTCGGGGTCGCGCCCATCGCCGAGCTTATCGACGTCCCCGCGGCCAAACTCCTCGTCCGCTGCCCGCAGCTCTCCGCCGCGGAAATGTTCGACCTGCTCGCCCCGGTCATCGACCCGGAGGCGGCCCACCTCACTTACTCCATGAACGAGGGCCTCATCGAGCTGTCCTGCCCGGGAGTGACTAAGGCAACCGGCGTGTCCATCTTGGCCGCCCGCTACGGGGTGGAGGCGCACGAGGTGATCAGCTTCGGCGACATGCCCAACGACTGCGAGATGCTCGCCTGGTCCGGCATGGGTGTGGCGATGGGCAACGCCGCCCCCGCGGCGGTGGAGGCCGCCGACCACGTCACCGCCACCAATGACGAGGACGGCGTGGCGCAGGTGCTGGAGCGGTGGTTTTAGGGCGTCCCACGGGTCACCGACGCGGGGATGGTGCGGAAAAAGCGAGGGGTGCCTGCGCATAACTACTGAGTGGCTGCGTCTGAGTGGCTCCGTCGTGAGGTAACTCAGGTGAGCGAGAGCCGTCAAGGCTGGGCACAATGGACAGCGCCACATGAGGAAGCGAGAGGGTGACGGCGCAGCCCCCAGAAAACCGCGACAGATCCTGCGGCAGGTGTGTGAAAAATGTAGGACCGCGATTTCCGGATTGAGGAGTTGGGGCTAACGCGTCTGCGCACTTCGGCCATTGCAGCTCCATCAGGACGACAGGCTGCCCGCGCACAGGAGCCGGGGAGACCAACGCCTTTGCCCGTTTGGCCTCACCCCGGCACTCCCGAGGCGATCCAAACGAACGATTCGGGTCGATCACAAGATGTGCAGCCTCTCGCCAGTACTCGGGCGTGAACTTCTTTCGCGATCGACTCACAATAAATGTCCACTCCTTCGGCACGACATCTGCACAACCCGGGCGACCGCCAGACGTGGGCGACCCCGCTGATGAGTCTCGTCCCG encodes:
- a CDS encoding lysophospholipid acyltransferase family protein, giving the protein MPRREGIFVVDPDYAAAPDHPVESTERFYQRVVRAAKAVFRAQGTTTTLHGTDNLPLEGGALLAINHTGWFDFIFAGMGPHLRGRRLVRFMAKAEVFPMPVIGWLMRGMKHVPVDRSAGASAVDAAVECLEDGGLVGIFPEGTISRSFELSDFKTGGARIAQRAGVPLIPCVIWGSQRIWTKDLPRRLGRTHTPVIVRYGAPVSTEGTPEEVTARLKRAMSELLDASREEYAREFGPFPSGERWMPTSLGGSAPTPEEAEEIYAREKEARASKKKKKA
- a CDS encoding HAD family hydrolase, translated to MAPRLIISDIDGTFLTSSGRVTPRLRDVVTRAVRAGAYFGLATGRPHRWLMPVLDQLPLAPVCVCANGAVVYDPSSDTILHSFELEPAVMRDLVDAVDSVMDPLGLPHGYAVERVGQSALDPEEEVFVVTPSYNPNSEKIGFGVAPIAELIDVPAAKLLVRCPQLSAAEMFDLLAPVIDPEAAHLTYSMNEGLIELSCPGVTKATGVSILAARYGVEAHEVISFGDMPNDCEMLAWSGMGVAMGNAAPAAVEAADHVTATNDEDGVAQVLERWF